The genomic interval GCTGGCAATAACAAAGGCACATGCAGTTCACGATAATGTGGGAAATAATGCGAATAACGAGGTGTGGGAGGCTGAAAGTGGTACAGCCACATGTGAAcagttcaacaaaaataaatacaagcGCATGCCAATAAACAAAAGATTACAATTTACAAAGGTAATAACCTGAGCACGGATGAACCCAGAGAGAGCAAACGTGGTGAAGCGGCCGTCGTACAGCCCATTCTCATCCACATGCCCAATGTTGATCTGGACCGAGGCATGGTCCTTGGCGGTGATGATCCTGTTTGTGGCCGAGCTG from Oryza brachyantha chromosome 3, ObraRS2, whole genome shotgun sequence carries:
- the LOC102707291 gene encoding 40S ribosomal protein S21, with the protein product MQNEEGQMVDLYVPRKCSATNRIITAKDHASVQINIGHVDENGLYDGRFTTFALSGFIRAQGDADSALDRLWQKRKAEIKQQ